From Aquabacter sp. L1I39, the proteins below share one genomic window:
- a CDS encoding tripartite tricarboxylate transporter permease, with translation MEALSSLIGGFSVLADPMNIVYMFVGIALGVLIGVLPGLGGANGVAILLPLTFSMSPVSAIIMLSSIYWGALFGGAITSVLFNIPGEPWSVATTFDGHPMAQRGKAGEALTGAFTGSFIGAFFAVLLITFLAPVIAKFALQFGPAEFFAVYLLTFCSFVGMGRESPFKVLAAMTLGFALAAVGIDTVTGQLRMTFGSVELLRGFDFLVAVIGLFGVGEILLTMEEGLAFKGKSAKINAKVVFQTWAKLPAMWVGALRSAIVGCWMGITPGGATPASFMSYGLAKKFSKNGKNFGKGELEGVVMPEVAAHAAGTSALLPMLTLGIPGSPTAAVLLGGLLIWGLQPGPLLFVEQKDFVWGLIASIYLGNIAGLIVVLTTVPLFAAILRIPFSVIAPIILVICAVGAYTVHNAGLDIAVMLVFGVIGYVFKKLNYPLAPLVLALVLGDMAESSFRQAMLVSQGNLGIFWSNPLVGSIVTLALVMLFWPLISKVRERLGSGPKPAAAE, from the coding sequence GTGGAAGCGCTCTCATCCCTCATCGGAGGTTTCTCCGTTCTCGCCGACCCCATGAACATCGTCTACATGTTCGTGGGCATCGCGCTCGGCGTGCTCATCGGCGTGCTGCCGGGCCTTGGCGGCGCCAATGGCGTGGCCATCCTGCTGCCGCTCACCTTCTCCATGTCGCCGGTCTCGGCGATCATCATGCTCTCCTCCATCTATTGGGGAGCGCTGTTCGGCGGCGCCATCACCTCGGTGCTGTTCAACATTCCAGGCGAGCCCTGGTCGGTGGCCACAACATTTGACGGCCATCCCATGGCGCAGAGGGGCAAGGCGGGCGAGGCGCTCACCGGCGCCTTCACGGGCTCCTTCATCGGCGCCTTCTTCGCGGTGCTGCTCATCACCTTCCTGGCGCCGGTCATCGCCAAGTTCGCGCTGCAGTTCGGGCCGGCGGAATTCTTCGCGGTCTATCTGCTCACCTTCTGCTCCTTCGTGGGCATGGGGCGCGAATCGCCCTTCAAGGTGCTGGCGGCCATGACGCTGGGCTTCGCTCTGGCGGCCGTGGGCATCGACACCGTGACCGGCCAGTTGCGCATGACCTTCGGCTCGGTGGAGCTGCTGCGGGGCTTCGACTTCCTGGTGGCGGTCATCGGCCTGTTTGGCGTGGGCGAAATCCTTTTGACCATGGAAGAGGGCCTCGCCTTCAAGGGCAAGAGCGCCAAGATCAACGCCAAGGTGGTGTTCCAGACCTGGGCCAAGCTGCCGGCCATGTGGGTGGGCGCGCTGCGCTCGGCCATTGTGGGCTGCTGGATGGGCATCACCCCCGGCGGCGCCACCCCGGCCTCCTTCATGAGCTATGGCCTTGCCAAGAAATTCTCCAAGAACGGCAAGAATTTCGGCAAGGGCGAGCTGGAGGGCGTGGTGATGCCGGAAGTGGCGGCCCATGCGGCCGGCACCTCGGCCCTCCTGCCCATGCTCACCCTGGGCATCCCCGGATCGCCCACGGCGGCGGTGCTGCTGGGCGGCCTGCTCATCTGGGGCCTCCAGCCTGGGCCGCTTCTGTTCGTGGAGCAGAAGGACTTCGTGTGGGGCCTCATCGCCTCCATCTATCTCGGCAACATTGCCGGCCTCATTGTGGTGCTCACCACGGTGCCGCTGTTTGCCGCGATCCTGCGCATCCCCTTCTCGGTGATCGCACCCATCATCCTCGTCATCTGCGCGGTGGGGGCCTACACGGTCCACAATGCCGGGCTCGACATCGCCGTCATGCTGGTCTTCGGCGTCATCGGCTATGTCTTCAAGAAGCTGAACTATCCGCTGGCGCCGCTGGTCCTTGCCCTGGTGCTGGGCGACATGGCGGAAAGCTCCTTCCGCCAGGCCATGCTGGTCTCGCAGGGCAATCTCGGCATCTTCTGGTCCAACCCGCTGGTGGGCTCCATCGTCACTCTGGCGCTGGTGATGCTGTTCTGGCCGCTCATCTCCAAGGTGCGCGAGCGCCTCGGCAGCGGCCCCAAGCCCGCCGCCGCGGAGTGA
- a CDS encoding tripartite tricarboxylate transporter TctB family protein — protein MSSETEKSEHTVTTRTMDVVVALLFMGVAALVMADSWRVGARWASDGPQAGYFPFYVGLIMFVASLGTLVQNLVTKTPNLTNFVDREQLGSVLKVLVPTIVYVVLIEVIGIYVASMIFIAFFMAWLGKYKWQVIAPVAVGVPLVLFVMFEIWFLVPLPKGPIETALGY, from the coding sequence ATGAGTTCCGAAACTGAAAAAAGCGAGCACACCGTCACCACCCGCACCATGGATGTGGTGGTCGCCCTTCTGTTCATGGGCGTTGCGGCCCTGGTGATGGCCGACAGCTGGCGCGTGGGTGCGCGTTGGGCGTCGGACGGTCCGCAGGCCGGCTACTTCCCCTTCTATGTGGGGCTGATCATGTTCGTGGCGAGCCTCGGTACGCTCGTCCAGAACCTCGTCACCAAGACCCCGAACCTGACCAACTTCGTCGACCGCGAACAATTGGGCTCGGTACTGAAGGTTCTCGTCCCCACCATCGTCTATGTGGTGCTGATCGAAGTCATCGGCATCTATGTGGCGTCGATGATCTTCATCGCCTTCTTCATGGCGTGGCTGGGCAAGTATAAGTGGCAGGTGATCGCGCCCGTCGCCGTGGGCGTTCCGCTCGTCCTGTTCGTCATGTTCGAAATCTGGTTCCTGGTGCCGCTGCCCAAGGGCCCGATCGAGACCGCGCTCGGCTACTGA